A stretch of the Deltaproteobacteria bacterium genome encodes the following:
- a CDS encoding PTS sugar transporter subunit IIA: MIGIVIVTHCNLGQELIRSAEFIVGSLNQAQAVSLNPEDQDEALRGKINEAIEKVNAGEGVILLTDMFGGTPSNISLSFLADGKVEVVTGVNLPMLIGLASKREGKSLNQVAREIKDYGLRSIALAGEILKKEIK; encoded by the coding sequence ATGATTGGAATTGTGATTGTTACCCATTGTAATCTGGGTCAGGAACTTATTCGATCCGCGGAATTTATTGTAGGGAGTCTTAACCAGGCCCAGGCGGTTTCCTTAAACCCGGAGGATCAGGATGAGGCCTTGCGGGGAAAAATCAACGAGGCTATTGAAAAGGTCAATGCCGGAGAGGGCGTCATTCTTCTCACGGATATGTTTGGTGGAACCCCATCCAATATCAGTCTTTCTTTTTTAGCCGACGGAAAAGTGGAAGTGGTTACCGGCGTGAATCTGCCCATGTTGATCGGTCTGGCTTCCAAAAGGGAAGGCAAATCCTTGAACCAGGTCGCCCGGGAAATCAAGGATTATGGTCTCCGAAGTATTGCTTTAGCAGGGGAAATATTAAAAAAGGAGATCAAATAA